Proteins encoded within one genomic window of Anastrepha ludens isolate Willacy chromosome 4, idAnaLude1.1, whole genome shotgun sequence:
- the LOC128861019 gene encoding ATP-binding cassette sub-family F member 3 codes for MSQFTHILQREFPVIDNELKDYIEGVLCGSLEDFESCDDIYEAVGDILQSINTEKTEDDIRELCDEFYNIIKKNTKNEARKVLNAPVNIAAMAKEMENVDRHMQSIWLTSKDGGSKVDSKKLEKAEAKLQQKQEKRQDVGKSVVAAPVKLQTATASQVLSKKNTKMEQKGTNRSMDIKIENFDLAFGDKVLLQNANLLLSCGRRYGLVGRNGLGKTTLLRMISDRQLAIPSHISVLHVEQEVVGNDTKAVDSVLECDLERNRLLNREKEILATLNSGVQDTKLSSELNEVYAQLQNIEADKAVARASVILRGLGFDAEMQQRPTKSFSGGWRMRLALARALFSKPDLLLLDEPTNMLDIKAIIWLENYLQSWPTTLLVVSHDRNFLETVPTDIIHLHSQALEAYKGNYEQFEKTKTEKLKAQRREYEAQMAHRAHVQEFIDRFRYNANRASSVQSKIKMLEKLPELKPVEKETEVKLKFPDVEPLNPPVLALSEIEFRYNQEDPLPVFKNVNLSATSDSRICIVGENGAGKTTLLKLIVGQLTTIHGNIVSHRGLRIGYFAQHHVDHLNMNTTCVGVLAELFPGRPDEEYRRQLGSFGISGPLALQSIASLSGGQKSRVALAKMCMADPNFLVLDEPTNHLDIETIDALGRAINAFQGGVILVSHDERLIKVVCKELWVCGNRTVRGMEGGLDEYKREVYKEIEAANS; via the exons ATGAGCCAATTCACGCATATTTTACAACGCGAATTTCCAGTCATtgataatgaattaaaagattaTATAGAAG GTGTACTCTGTGGCAGTTTGGAGGATTTTGAGTCATGCGATGACATATATGAAGCAGTGGGTGATATTCTCCAAAGCATTAATACAGAGAAAACCGAGGATGATATCAG AGAACTCTGTGATGAGTTTTATAACATTATCAAAAAGAATACGAAGAATGAGGCACGCAAAGTATTAAATGCACCCGTTAATATTGCCGCCATGGCCAAAGAGATGGAAAATGTTGACAGGCATATGCAAAGCATATGGCTCACTTCGAAGGATGGGGGATCG AAAGTTGACAGCAAGAAATTGGAGAAGGCCGAGGCAAAGCTACagcaaaaacaggaaaaaaggCAGGACGTGGGAAAATCAGTGGTGGCAGCACCCGTGAAGCTACAGACTGCTACCGCTTCGCAAGTGCTCagcaagaaaaatacaaaaatggaacagaagGGCACCAATCGCTCGATGGatataaaaatcgaaaacttCGATTTGGCATTTGGCGACAA GGTACTGCTGCAGAACGCTAATTTACTGTTGTCTTGTGGCCGACGATACGGTTTGGTCGGCCGTAACGGTTTGGGTAAAACTACGTTGCTACGCATGATCTCTGATCGCCAATTAGCTATACCCTCGCACATCAGCGTACTGCATGTGGAGCAGGAAGTAGTGGGTAATGATACCAAAGCCGTTGATAGTGTTTTGGAATGTGATTTAGAGCGTAATCGGTTATTGAACCGCGAAAAAGAGATACTTGCCACATTAAACAGTGGCGTGCAGGACACGAAATTAAGTTCCGAATTAAATGAAGTATATGCACAGTTGCAGAACATTGAAGCTGATAAGGCGGTGGCACGCGCTTCTGTTATATTACGTGGTTTGGGCTTCGATGCGGAGATGCAGCAAAGGCCGACCAAATCGTTTTCCGGTGGTTGGCGTATGCGTTTGGCATTGGCCCGCGCGCTTTTCTCCAAACCCGATCTACTATTGCTCGATGAACCTACCAACATGTTGGATATCAAAGCCATCATTTGGTTGGAGAATTACCTTCAATCTTGGCCGACAACGTTGCTAGTTGTCTCTCACGATCGTAACTTCTTGGAAACTGTACCAACAGATATCATACATCTACATTCCCAGGCTCTTGAAGCTTACAA aggTAATTATGAGCAGTTTGAAAAGACAAAGACCGAAAAGTTGAAGGCCCAGCGGCGTGAGTACGAAGCACAAATGGCACATCGTGCGCACGTGCAAGAATTTATTGATCGCTTCCGTTACAATGCAAATCGGGCTTCGTCGGTGcagtcaaaaattaaaatgctagAAAAACT ACCGGAATTGAAACCTGTTGAGAAAGAAACTGAAGTTAAACTGAAATTCCCCGATGTTGAACCATTAAATCCACCGGTCCTAGCTTTATCCGAAATCGAATTTAGATACAATCAAGAAGATCCATTGCCCGTTTTTAAAAATGTGAATCTATCAGCTACCTCCGATTCTAGAATTTGTATT GTGGGAGAAAATGGCGCTGGTAAAACAACACTATTAAAACTCATTGTTGGTCAATTGACCACTATCCATGGTAATATTGTGTCACACCGTGGTCTACGTATTGGCTACTTTGCGCAGCATCATGTCGACCATTTGAATATGAATACCACCTGTGTTGGCGTATTGGCCGAACTCTTCCCGGGACGGCCGGACGAGGAATATCGCCGACAATTGGGTAGTTTTGGAATATCAGGTCCATTGGCTTTACAAAGCATTGCTAGTTTATCAGGAGGACAAAAATCGCGTGTCGCTCTGGCAAAAATGTGCATGG ccgATCCTAACTTTTTGGTACTTGATGAACCTACAAATCACTTGGATATTGAGACCATTGATGCCTTAGGAAGAGCGATTAATGCATTTcag GGTGGCGTAATTTTAGTATCTCACGACGAACGTCTCATTAAGGTGGTTTGCAAAGAGCTTTGGGTGTGCGGCAATCGTACAGTGCGCGGCATGGAAGGCGGCCTGGATGAATACAAACGCGAAGTATACAAAGAAATCGAAGCGGCGAAtagttaa
- the LOC128861022 gene encoding histone-lysine N-methyltransferase ash1, whose amino-acid sequence MSKSINELGAENVLGTQSQDEQKQPESPGENEESDSITDQSSSSSSESTTNTQNSQPKTSNSKRKSNPTSTKSCSSTVTQFSVQRSDVDGLRMKISAIRPTTVAKSISNIKNYTPTTVPGSNQNCSRSSSEKKQKGSLNDRMLYNNNSITKPLTVKLNNIKQTVQQLKALTEPTQRRCSVGPTEHQTPLSSTEKMPVDVVQQNIGTESIEAHSGIGNPNNAEKSTTAPTTTAHPITTAPSIGLPLAILLPHAPCLSDATAESGCSEATTTTIAAGTEKSLMGRVRVKRKKAQTKQALEYKKPALSAAASVIKAVQASKQHNLMTYSSDSEEDVSIYKQQQQQKLQKRAPRLLLTAINTSLVSESQIKPLASSSTSVLAAGSATFSHGSDNSDNELKLDDVVNAAIKRVESDCDDTPTGQEGYRKTRAKRLPQYQSTLLQDFMEKTQMLGSSTASTSIEQKSRNLDLSAKTASSVPLKNKVTSEVISSFPSTNSPSDSIASCGVAVANSIKKKRGRPKKSTVTPATNTVQSDVIPAAPTPVIVATSATTTTAISAIVSNINESADSGVISTTSIATVQSSTSPSPKLPYVMSSGNSIATRLSATTPSQKRRHRIVEPSENGRQPSVSPCKSQTQDGSGSCSANSPKPKIDIAYLDKRMYAATERVLYPPPRNKRRQSVSVSSVNTPSSKNAGKSIALLAGSNSINNLVATVSAKVISKEELQLDPVWRKIDVNKKFRRPSVSGYKSDGGGGNLTICSKILAAKSGYVSDYGSFHARAPRDHSGYKSDASGKSRYSMKSCASRRSRAKSCGYRSDYKDGKDGASLKSSKYRRKRRSALMRAHSKSVGNLTANLNDVEKDILQLAGLSLGQSSEESNEYVCKPNLESLPTTSASKKYGEINRFIATGEYFGRGSSNSALTSGGNIFSGGMHDNADGSGSQDGYGFSRKLLLQRKHSSGIVRGPAHEMLLPHAHSSRKIKSRRSSVASYCSSYYSSTSKVRRRRRRKSFLRFPSSSKSGAIIDSKLLTEIDILTNTFSSRCRIQSGAIGSEKATGSNSSSNRDKVVAESGGKQQASNSAALTGSLGKREQRDKRSLKKRKVSENQEYGLLSGSAGGASSGGGFGGSTNVGGSGSGAKRRHKKANSSSSPDDHKLPLKKRHYLLTPGEKSTEAAAAAAVAAKLFGSTAVEAWAAAVASTKLASASKAQHSQQQFGAICGSSASLSVAGSTHSGSTKSSKTGLTPKKRHFPQQEAEGRESGNNAPKGGSHNSNSSPLRIAIDNTLSQKLLDISPISLAGSTKQSDVVHRKRSRLEVLVSKIVATSSNTQCQGDEKELPTAVLTKQKQQSPSSHLNQHQLAGTPPPGVFEPSVALEIQIPPIVKLNETSSGVSSIPPVVAKAEVNSPLILQDLTPPTVTTVTAKTESTTARVVETLLNKSGVSSLMLKRKRKKINRTGFPNVRRRKKRKISEQLLLDIVEDTVQRTLPLKRRRRGFAKQAPQSIVSMGTGGNATPVPIAQAPPTSTGLSTSEKPCDRVPVSGEASDSFLERANRTPRLSVVALERLRGTPTPTASAAVATPATVAEEVIEEHKENSFVPRKGRVGRKTKSISTIPKAGNEQTQRAKCEESSEASKKPAESCEISSRKPRVINMPPGGNQTTDVEASASTPKTSKRMKTAEPITGVEPAKSIPAEKVQPLATTNNALPRARGRKPKLSAAAILASTSPNSSSFTPGDHRKKPKAESSHKSKEPAPLTKQTRKTGTTTSNALKTSDRPASFSKSTVHKIITAKSLEAKVKLPAGIDPNTNFSCKIRLKRPSTVQPPLANAFRQSMDSNGDGSSVKDVPQSTPEEIVIEAAAKDSNIDYLEQNVLPRSETPFIESEPVTSDTSDEKCSMTTNATSASSTSVAAIRKVARIKKNYLPAGLLSNYFKKMHTQISVKKSAEKKDVGLAPTTSIAAVGEASTDHTENKNDNTSTPAAPCLPPPPYCEQYFRRTQIDFQLPYDIWWAYTNSKLPTRITVPSWNYRKIRTNIYADAVRPNMAGFDHPTCNCKPDQGCGDNCLNRMVYTECSPSSCPAREKCRNQKIQRHEVAPGVERFMTTDKGWGVRTKLPILKGTYILEYVGEVVTEREFKDRMGTIYLNDTHHYCLHLDGGLVIDGHRMGSDGRFVNHSCQPNCEMQKWSVNGLSRMALFAKRNIEPGEELSYDYNFSLFNPSEGQPCRCNTPQCRGVIGGKSQRVKPLLIEAKPIEPTQKDARNGRQRKRKARKNTERIHSKDVVVAHVQQLSEKEKKLVKQHGIFLVRNFEKIRRCKARRTANTTGELKVNVISNMSPSTCDTAFSPTNSKSVAAITSRRPSTPASLAAQISALRSPRSIKTRGLTHAVQDPEVGKMAKISVILRDICLSLEMLKDPNDKKQTLAALALTDAKHTANIVGGAGDTVNNSSVNGNKRRKSLKGQSKSTTMDLKVMQTNVEQGYYKIPSEFNADMQKVFAIAQQHAVKGSRQETALKELIVAYERIKQESYARMLEIVGGDEAILMGFMGDQAVLPSSSQVDEGINKMESNAFDTPIHAITDITASVIIPTSNEDIIRCICGLYKDEGLMIQCARCMVWQHTECTKADVNADNYLCERCEPRIVDREIPLDDYTEEGHRYYLTLMRGNLHVRQGDAVYVLRDIPVKDASGNVVPKQKHTYETIGIIDYNECDIFRVERLWKNEEGKRFIFGHHFLRPHETFHEPSRRFYPNEVVRVPLYEIVPIELVIGRCWVLDRTTFCKGRPVECIDETHCYICELRVDKTARFFSKAKVNYPTCTKMYAFRKFTEKLKISKSYAPHDVDPALLKSKRQKTEIETVTTTRISATRSVTPVTAASPTEVPTSAAVSRQSMNKTPQNGGRKRQSGGSPARVHLISPIMPSVQTIKQKRTRLESVLKAMKLKWKNTQTVVTEQPIDLSYLLSGRGARQRKTQMMPSTTTLNHSATASTSLTTTPLSTINVST is encoded by the exons ATGAGCAAATCGATAAATGAGCTAGGAGCAGAGAATGTTTTGGGCACGCAATCACAGGACGAGCAAAAGCAACCTGAATCCCCTGGTGAAAATGAG GAATCCGATTCGATCACAGATCAGTCGAGCAGCTCTTCATCTGAATCTACTACTAACACACAAAACTCACAACCAAAGACTTCAAATTCTAAACGGAAATCTAATCCAACGTCTACGAAGTCGTGCTCCTCCACAGTAACACAATTCAGCGTTCAACGTTCCGACGTAGACGGCTTACGTATGAAAATTTCTGCTATACGCCCCACCACTGTGGCGAAATCTatttccaatatcaaaaattataccCCAACCACAGTGCCGGGAAGCAACCAAAATTGCTCTCGAAGTAGTagtgaaaaaaagcaaaaaggctCACTTAACGATAGGATGCTTTATAATAACAATAGCATAACTAAACCGCTGACAGTAAAACTTAATAATATAAAGCAAACTGTACAACAGTTAAAGGCATTGACAGAGCCTACGCAAAGACGGTGTTCAGTCGGCCCTACAGAGCACCAAACGCCGCTTAGTAGTACCGAAAAGATGCCAGTAGATGTTGTGCAGCAGAATATTGGCACTGAATCAATCGAGGCTCATAGTGGAATTGGAAATCCCAACAATGCTGAGAAAAGCACCACCGCTCCCACGACCACTGCGCATCCTATTACAACAGCACCCTCAATTGGGCTTCCATTGGCGATTCTGCTTCCACATGCACCTTGTTTAAGCGACGCTACTGCAGAATCTGGATGCTCAGAGGCTACCACAACTACGATTGCTGCtggcacagagaaatctttgatGGGACGTGTTAGAGTTAAACGGAAAAAG GCACAAACCAAACAAGCGCTGGAATACAAGAAACCCGCTTTATCTGCGGCTGCATCTGTTATAAAGGCGGTACAGGCAAGTAAGCAACATAATCTCATGACGTACTCTTCTGATTCAGAAGAAGATGTGTCCATTTacaagcaacaacagcaacagaagCTACAAAAGCGTGCGCCGCGTCTCCTTCTTACCGCTATCAATACTAGCCTCGTTAGTGAATCACAAATAAAACCATTAGCTAGTAGTAGCACATCTGTGCTCGCAGCTGGGTCAGCCACTTTTAGTCATGGCAGTGATAACAGTGATAACGAACTAAAACTGGACGATGTTGTGAATGCGGCCATTAAACGAGTAGAGAGTGATTGCGACGATACACCAACTGGGCAAGAAGGATATCGCAAAACGCGTGCCAAGCGACTGCCACAGTACCAGTCGACTTTATTACAAGATTTCATGGAAAAGACTCAAATGCTCGGTAGCAGCACAGCATCAACAAGTATAGAGCAGAAAAGTCGTAATTTAGATCTGTCAGCGAAAACAGCGTCATCAgttccattaaaaaataaagtaacctCTGAGGTGATATCCAGTTTCCCTTCTACGAACTCACCATCCGACAGCATTGCTTCTTGTGGAGTTGCCGTTGCAAACAGTATAAAGAAGAAACGTGGAAGACCAAAAAAATCCACTGTAACACCAGCCACGAATACTGTACAGTCTGATGTGATTCCTGCTGCTCCCACACCGGTTATTGTGGCAACTTCCGCCACAACAACCACCGCAATCAGCGCGATTGTATCGAATATCAATGAGTCTGCTGACTCTGGGGTCATATCTACGACTAGTATAGCCACCGTCCAAAGCAGTACCTCGCCATCGCCAAAACTTCCATATGTCATGAGCAGTGGTAATAGTATTGCAACACGTTTGAGTGCAACAACACCGAGCCAAAAAAGGCGCCACCGTATTGTGGAACCTTCTGAGAACGGCCGACAACCTTCTGTTTCGCCTTGCAAAAGTCAAACCCAAGATGGTAGTGGGAGCTGCAGCGCAAACTCACCCAAACCAAAAATCGATATTGCGTATTTGGATAAACGTATGTATGCCGCCACGGAGCGCGTCCTCTACCCGCCACCGCGCAATAAGCGCCGTCAGTCAGTAAGCGTATCAAGCGTAAATACTCCCAGCAGCAAAAATGCAGGAAAATCAATTGCCCTGTTGGCTGGCAGTAATTCGATAAACAATCTGGTAGCGACTGTTTCTGCAAAAGTAATATCCaaagaagagctccagcttgATCCTGTGTGGCGCAAAATAGATGTGAACAAGAAATTTCGCCGACCCAGCGTAAGTGGTTATAAAAGCGATGGGGGTGGTGGTAATCTAACTATTTGCAGTAAAATACTTGCCGCTAAAAGTGGCTATGTCTCAGATTACGGTTCCTTTCATGCGCGTGCGCCGCGAGATCACTCGGGCTACAAAAGCGATGCCAGCGGCAAGAGTCGTTACAGCATGAAAAGTTGTGCTAGCCGACGTAGCCGGGCCAAAAGCTGCGGCTACCGCAGCGATTATAAAGATGGCAAGGACGGCGCTTCGCTGAAATCATCGAAATATCGACGAAAACGGCGCTCGGCACTGATGCGCGCACACTCCAAGTCTGTGGGAAATTTAACTGCGAATTTGAATGACGTTGAAAAGGACATACTCCAATTGGCAGGACTTTCGCTCGGCCAGAGCAGCGAAGAGAGCAACGAATATGTTTGCAAGCCAAATTTAGAGAGCTTGCCAACGACGAGTGCGTCGAAGAAATATGGTGAAATTAACCGATTCATTGCAACGGGTGAATATTTTGGACGTGGAAGTAGCAACAGTGCGCTGACAAGCGGTGGTAATATATTTTCAGGCGGCATGCATGACAATGCCGATGGTAGTGGTTCGCAAGACGGCTATGGCTTCAGTCGCAAGCTTTTGCTGCAGCGTAAACATTCTTCTGGTATCGTGCGTGGTCCAGCTCACGAAATGTTACTACCGCACGCCCATTCTTCGCGTAAAATAAAGTCTCGGCGATCATCTGTAGCCAGTTACTGCAGCTCATACTACTCAAGCACATCAAAAGTACGCAGGCGGCGCAGGCGCAAAAGCTTTCTACGGTTTCCATCCTCTAGTAAAAGTGGTGCTATAATTGACTCAAAGCTACTTACTGAAATTGATATACTTACTAACACATTCAGCTCACGTTGCCGCATACAAAGCGGAGCCATCGGCAGCGAAAAGGCTACTGGTAGCAATAGCAGCAGCAATAGGGATAAAGTCGTTGCAGAAAGTGGCGGCAAGCAACAGGCCAGCAACTCTGCTGCGTTGACAGGTAGTTTGGGAAAGCGGGAACAGCGCGACAAGCGGTCGTTAAAAAAGCGCAAAGTGAGCGAAAACCAAGAGTATGGGCTTTTGTCGGGCAGCGCTGGTGGCGCAAGCAGCGGTGGTGGCTTTGGTGGTTCTACTAATGTGGGCGGTAGTGGTAGTGGCGCAAAACGACGACACAAAAAGGCAAATAGCAGTTCTAGTCCGGACGACCACAAGTTGCCACTTAAAAAGCGGCACTACTTGTTGACACCAGGTGAAAAGTCCACCGAGGCGGCGGCAGCTGCAGCAGTAGCAGCTAAACTTTTTGGCAGCACAGCAGTGGAGGCTTGGGCGGCTGCTGTAGCATCAACTAAATTAGCTTCTGCTAGTAAAGCGCAACACAGTCAACAGCAATTTGGCGCTATATGTGGCAGCTCGGCGTCGCTATCCGTCGCTGGTAGTACTCATAGTGGTAGCACGAAATCTTCGAAAACCGGTCTGACACCAAAGAAGCGTCACTTCCCTCAGCAGGAGGCGGAGGGAAGAGAGAGCGGTAACAACGCACCCAAGGGCGGTAGCCACAACAGCAATAGCTCGCCTTTACGAATTGCTATCGATAATACGCTTAGTCAGAAATTACTCGATATCAGTCCCATTTCCCTAGCGGGGAGCACAAAACAGAGCGATGTAGTGCACCGCAAGCGTTCACGGCTCGAAGTGCTTGTTTCGAAAATAGTAGCCACTAGCAGCAACACCCAGTGCCAAGGCGATGAAAAGGAATTGCCTACCGCGGTgctgacaaaacaaaaacaacagtcgCCCAGCTCACACCTTAACCAACATCAGTTAGCTGGAACACCGCCGCCTGGTGTATTCGAGCCCTCTGTTGCGCTTGAGATTCAAATACCACCGATAGTCAAATTAAACGAAACGTCGAGCGGGGTTTCGAGCATTCCGCCTGTCGTTGCAAAAGCTGAGGTTAATTCACCGCTTATTCTACAAGACTTAACTCCGCCAACTGTTACAACAGTCACAGCGAAAACTGAGAGTACCACAGCGCGAGTCGTTGAAACGTTGCTAAATAAATCGGGAGTATCAAGTTTAATGTTAAAACGTAAGCGCAAAAAGATCAATCGTACCGGGTTTCCAAATGTTCGACGtcgcaaaaaaaggaaaatcagtGAACAATTGTTGCTAGACATCGTGGAGGATACAGTACAACGTACACTTCCGCTAAAAAGGCGCCGTCGAGGCTTCGCCAAACAGGCTCCACAATCAATCGTTTCTATGGGGACTGGTGGCAATGCGACTCCGGTACCTATTGCCCAAGCACCTCCTACTTCAACTGGATTGTCCACGTCTGAAAAGCCATGTGATCGTGTACCTGTCTCCGGTGAGGCCAGTGATAGTTTCCTTGAACGTGCCAATCGCACGCCGCGCCTATCTGTGGTGGCTTTGGAGCGATTGCGAGGCACGCCAACACCCACAGCTTCAGCAGCGGTGGCAACGCCAGCGACAGTCGCGGAAGAAGTAATTGAGGAGCACAAAGAGAACTCATTTGTGCCGCGTAAGGGTCGTGTGGGACGCAAAACGAAAAGTATTAGTACTATTCCAAAAGCAGGAAATGAACAAACGCAACGCGCTAAATGCGAAGAATCGAGTGAAGCATCAAAAAAACCAGCTGAAAGTTGTGAAATATCGTCGCGCAAACCAAGAGTGATAAATATGCCTCCCGGTGGTAATCAAACTACAGACGTGGAAGCTTCAGCAAGTACTCCCAAAACGTCTAAGCGAATGAAGACCGCTGAGCCTATTACTGGGGTTGAACCCGCTAAATCGATTCCAGCTGAAAAAGTACAACCTTTGGCTACCACAAACAATGCTTTGCCCCGTGCACGTGGCCGCAAACCAAAATTGTCAGCAGCTGCCATTTTAGCCAGTACTTCTCCAAATTCCTCCTCCTTCACTCCAGGTGATCACCGAAAGAAACCTAAGGCCGAGTCGTCACATAAAAGTAAAGAGCCAGCGCCACTTACAAAGCAAACCAGGAAAACGGGAACTACTACGTCGAACGCATTGAAAACTTCAGACCGACCGGCTAGCTTTAGCAAATCAACCGTACACAAAATTATTACTGCTAAATCATTAGAGGCGAAAGTTAAATTACCAGCCGGTATCGATCCCAACACAAATTTCAGTTGCAAAATACGCCTTAAACGTCCCAGTACAGTGCAGCCCCCGCTTGCAAACGCATTTCGTCAAAGTATGGATTCCAACGGTGATGGCAGCAGTGTCAAGGATGTACCACAATCAACGCCTGAGGAAATCGTGATCGAAGCTGCCGCCAAAGATTCAAATATCGACTACCTGGAGCAAAACGTATTGCCGCGAAGCGAAACGCCCTTCATCGAATCGGAACCAGTTACAAGTGACACCAGTGATGAGAAATGCTCCATGACTACGAACGCGACGAGTGCAAGTAGCACCAGTGTTGCTGCAATACGAAAAGTTGCCCGTATTAAGAAGAACTACTTGCCTGCTGGCCTCTTAtccaactattttaaaaaaatgcacacgCAGATTAGCGTTAAGAAGTCGGCGGAGAAAAAAGATGTTGGGCTGGCGCCAACAACTTCAATTGCCGCTGTCGGAGAAGCCAGTACTGACcacactgaaaataaaaatgacaacACAAGTACCCCGGCAGCGCCTTGTCTTCCACCACCACCCTATTGTGAGCAATACTTCCGGCGTACACAAATCGATTTTCAGTTACCCTACGATATTTGGTGGGCATATACTAACTCTAAACTACCCACCAGAATCACAGTACCTTCGTGGAATTATCGCAAAATACGCACAAATATATATGCGGATGCAGTGCGTCCCAATATGGCTGGTTTCGATCATCCAACCTGCAATTGCAAACCGGACCAAGGCTGTGGGGATAATTGTTTGAATCGCATGGTATACACCGAGTGTTCGCCTTCAAGTTGTCCGGCACGTGAAAAGTGTCGCAATCAAAAAATCCAACGACATGAGGTAGCACCAGGTGTTGAACGTTTCATGACCACGGACAAGGGTTGGGGTGTACGCACCAAATTACCTATTTTGAAGGGCACTTACATACTCGAATATGTGGGCGAGGTGGTGACCGAGCGTGAATTTAAGGATCGCATGGGCACCATTTATCTCAATGATACACATCACTACTGTCTGCATTTGGATGGCGGTTTGGTAATCGATGGCCATCGAATGGGCAGTGATGGACGTTTTGTGAATCACTCGTGTCAACCCAATTGTGAGATGCAAAAATGGTCTGTGAATGGATTATCGCGGATGGCGCTCTTCGCCAAGCGTAACATTGAGCCGGGGGAAGAGCTCTCGTATGACTATAATTTTTCGCTTTTCAACCCATCGGAGGGGCAGCCATGTCGTTGCAACACACCACAGTGCAGAGGAGTAATAGGTGGTAAATCACAACGCGTTAAGCCGCTGCTGATTGAAGCTAAG CCTATCGAGCCCACACAGAAAGATGCTCGCAACGGACGTCAACGTAAGCGGAAGGCTCGCAAAAACACCGAACGCATACACTCGAAAGATGTGGTGGTGGCGCATGTGCAGCAACTCTCCGAGAAGGAAAAGAAGTTAGTTAAACAGCATGGCATATTTTTGGTTCGCAACTTTGAAAAG ATACGTCGCTGCAAAGCTCGCCGCACTGCAAACACCACTGGCGAATTGAAGGTGAATGTTATTTCCAACATGTCACCGTCTACTTGCGATACAGCCTTCTCACCTACAAACTCCAAAAGCGTTGCCGCTATCACAAGTCGTCGGCCGTCTACACCTGCGTCGTTGGCTGCGCAAATTTCAGCGCTTCGGTCACCGCGTAGCATAAAAACGCGCGGTCTTACCCATGCCGTGCAGGACCCTGAAGTgggaaaaatggctaaaatctcTGTTATATTGCGTGATATTTGTTTGTCATTGGAAATGCTGAAAGACCCCAATGATAAGAAGCAGACGCTTGCAGCTTTGGCGCTTACGGATGCCAAACATACTGCCAACATAGTTGGTGGCGCTGGTGACACTGTTAACAATAGCAGCGTTAACGgtaacaaaagaagaaaatcacTGAAAGGGCAATCAAAGTCCACAACAATGGACTTGAAGGTGATGCAAACCAACGTCGAGCAAGGCTACTATAAAATTCCCTCAGAGTTCAATGCGGACATGCAAAAGGTGTTTGCAATAGCGCAGCAACATGCTGTAAAGGGTAGTCGCCAGGAGACAGCTTTGAAGGAACTGATCGTTGCTTATGAGCGCATAAAACAAGAGTCCTATGCCCGCATGCTAGAGATTGTCGGAGGTGATGAAGCAATTTTGATGGGTTTCATGGGTGATCAAGCAGTGTTACCTTCATCATCACAAGTTGATGAAGGAATCAACAAGATGGAATCAAATGCTTTCGACACGCCGATTCATGCAATAACTGACATCACCGCATCTGTTATTATTCCAACATCGAATGAGGATATAATCCGTTGCATTTGTGGCTTATACAAAGACGAGGGTCTAATGATACAATGTGCGCGTTGTATGGTTTGGCAGCACACCGAGTGCACCAAAGCCGACGTGAATGCCGACAACTACCTCTGCGAGCGTTGTGAGCCACGCATTGTAGACCGTGAAATACCGCTGGACGATTACACGGAAGAGGGCCACCGATACTATTTAACGTTGATGCGCGGAAATCTGCATGTGCGGCAAGGTGATGCCGTTTATGTCTTGCGTGACATACCCGTCAAAGACGCATCCGGCAATGTGGTGCCGAAACAAAAGCACACATATGAAACTATTGGCATAATTGACTACAATGAATGCGACATTTTTCGTGTGGAACGCTTGTGGAAGAACGAGGAGGGAAAACGTTTTATATTTGGGCATCACTTTTTGCGACCGCATGAGACATTCCACGAGCCGTCGCGTCGTTTCTATCCGAATGAGGTGGTGCGCGTGCCGCTCTATGAAATCGTGCCAATCGAACTGGTTATCGGGCGTTGCTGGGTTCTGGATCGCACAACTTTCTGCAAGGGCCGTCCAGTTGAATGCATCGATGAGACGCATTGCTACATTTGTGAGCTGCGCGTGGACAAAACAGCGCGTTTCTTCTCGAAAGCAAAGGTTAATTATCCGACTTgtacaaaaatgtatgcatttaggAAGTTTACGGAGAAGCTGAAAATTTCCAAAAGTTATGCG CCCCATGATGTTGATCCAGCTTTGCTGAAATCGAAACGTCAAAAGACTGAGATTGAAACGGTCACTACTACAAGAATCTCAGCCACTAGGTCTGTGACGCCTGTCACAGCTGCGAGTCCAACAGAAGTACCTACAAGTGCCGCAGTTAGCAGACAGAGCATGAATAAAACACCACAAAATGGCGGCCGAAAACGGCAAAGCGGTGGTAGTCCAGCCCGGGTGCATTTGATTTCTCCAATAATGCCGAGCGTGCAG ACCATTAAACAAAAGCGTACGCGCTTAGAGAGTGTACTCAAGGCAATGAAACTCAAATGGAAGAATACTCAGACGGTTGTCACCGAACAGCCCATTGATTTATCATATTTACTATCTGGTCGCGGTGCGAGGCAGCGAAAAACGCAAATGATGCCATCGACTACAACTCTCAACCACTCAGCAACGGCATCGACTTCATTAACAACCACGCCATTATCAACGATCAATGTGTCGACTTAA